TGGCTACAGCTGTTTCCGGGACAGTCGGTCTGGGGAATATAGCAGGTGTGGCTGTTGCCATAGCTGTTGGAGGTCCTGGAGCAACTTTCTGGATGATTGTATGTGGCTTGATCGGGATGTCAACAAAAATGGTAGAATGTACATTAGGTGTAAAGTATCGTGATGTGGGAGAAGATGGTACGGTATACGGAGGCCCGATGTACTATCTGAAAAGAGGTTTGGAAAGTCAGAACATGGCTGTCTTCGGAAAAGTTTTAGCTGGCATATTTGCGATTTTATGCGTAGGAGCTTCTTTTGGAGGAGGAAATGCATTTCAATCAAATCAGGCTGCCGTACAAATTGTGAGTATGCTGGGATTAGCCGGTGGCGCCTCCGGATTTATCATAGGGGTTATTATGGCCATTCTTGTGGGTATTGTGATCATAGGAGGAATTAAGAGAATTGCCAAGATTACAGAAAAAATTGTTCCATTCATGGCAATTATCTATGTGATTGCGGCCTTGATCATTATATTTTCAAACTTCCAACACATTGGTTCTGCATTTGAGCTTATCTTTAAAGGTGCTTTCACACCAATGGCCGGACTGGGAGGGGTTCTTGGTGTTATTATTGTTGGATTCCAGAGGGCGGCCTTTTCAAATGAAGCAGGGGCCGGTTCTGCTGCCATTGCGCACTCAGCCGTAAAAACCAAATATCCGGCAAGTGAAGGAGTTGTAGCCCTTCTTGAGCCATTTATAGATACTGTCGTGATATGTACCATGACTGCCTTGGTGATTATTTTCTTCAATATGGATGTAGGTGCATTTGATTATGGAAATTCACAAAATAGTGCAGTTCTGATCAATGCTACCGGTGAATATATTGGAGGAGTCGATCTTACTTCAATGGCTTTTGACTCTGTTTTACCTGGATTTAGCTATATATTAACAATAGCCATAATTCTGTTTGCATTTTCTACAATGATTTCCTGGTCTTATTACGGACTTCAATCTTGGAAATATTTATTTGGAAGAGGAAAAACAGCGGATATCCTTTATAAACTATTGTTCCTTGTATTCGTTGTGATTGGCGCATCTGCAACCCTGGATGCCGTAATCAAGTTCTCTGACGCGATGATCCTGGCATTGGTATTTCCAAATATGATTGGTCTTGTATTGTTATTTCCAAAAGTCAAAGAAGAAATCAATCGTTATGTAAAAGATATCAAAACGATTAAAGTAAAATAGACCGTATTGAATGAATTTTTTCGAATCCCATTTCTGGTACACAAAACGTCAAAGAAATGGGATTTTATTTTTACTCTTAACCCTGATCATCGTACTGGTTTCCATTGACATTCTTAATAACAGGGAGGAATTTGTTTATAATGAATATGAATTTGACCTGATTCAGCAAAAAATAGATTCACTGAAAAGATTAGAAACTCTAAAAACCGCATACAAAGAACACAAATTCAATCCAAACTATCTAACAGACTATAAGGCCTACAGATTAGGACTAACTAGTGAAGAAATTGACCGTCTGTTCCTTTTTAGAAAAAATGGAAACTTCGTAAATTCCAAGGAAGAATTTCAACAGGTAACCCGGGTCAGCGACAGTATACTCAATCATATCGCTCCTTTATTTTCCTTTCCTAAATGGGTGAGCAAACAAAAGACGGCAGTATCACAAAAAAGAAAATCAAGTTCGAAAACTATCGGTTTGAATCTGGTTTCGGTTGAGGATTTGATGGATATCAAAGGAATGGAATTTAAAATTGCCAAAAGAATACTTGCCTACAGAAAACGGCTGGGTGGCTATTCGTTGAGTAACCAATTATACGAAGTTTACGATTTAAGAAATGATCTTGTTCCGGTCATTCTTAAAAGGCATCCCTTACTTCATCCACCGAATATACCAAAAACGAATGTCAATCAGGCTACCTTCAAAGAAATCTTGTCTAACCCATACCTCGACTATGGTTTGACAAAAAAGATTATGCAGCTGAAAGATGAACAATTAAGAATAAATGACCTTGAAGATCTTAAAAAAATAGACTCTTTCCCCTTGGAGAATTTTGATAGAATAGCCTTATATTTGTGTGCTGAATAAATTGCGTACTATGAATTTTGAAATGTCAGAGACGAGGAGGGCTATTGCCCACTCGATACGGGAATTTTCCAAAAAACACATTAAGCCTTATATGATGGAATGGGACGAGAACCAGACCTTTCCAGAGGATCTTTTTCATCAGCTGGGAGAAATGGGTTATATGGGCGTATTGGTACCGGAAGAATATGGTGGAAGCGGGATGGATTACCATGAATATATTACCGTTATTGAGGAGATCTCTAAAGTAGATTCTTCAGTCGGACTTTCCCTCGCGGCACACAATTCATTGTGCACCAATCATATTTTAGAGTTTGGAAATGAAGCTCAGAAACAAAAGTGGTTGCCTAAACTGGCTCACGGAGAATGGATCGGCGCATGGGGGCTTACGGAACACAATACTGGTAGCGACGCCGGTGGCATGAGCACAACTGCAGTTGAGGATGGAGACTTCTATATCATCAATGGCGCAAAGAATTTTATCACCCATGGAATTAGTGGAAACATAGCGGTAGTTATCGTCAGAACAGGTGAAAAAGGAGATTCTCGTGGAATGACCGCATTCGTTATAGAAAAAGGAACTCCCGGTTTTTCTTCGGGTAAGAAAGAGAATAAAATGGGTATGAGGGCTTCTGAAACAGCCGAACTTATTTTTGACAATTGCCGGGTTCACAAAGACAACATTCTTGGAGAGGTTGGAGAAGGCTTTATTCAATCCATGAAGGTACTCGATGGAGGGAGGATTTCTATAGGGGCACTTTCTCTTGGAATTGCAAAAGGGTCCTACGAAGCAGCGTTAAAATATGCCCAGGAAAGGGAACAATTTGGAAGGTCCATAAGCAAGTTTCAGGCAATCGGGTTTAAACTCGCTGATATGGCTACTGAAATAGAAGCCTCAGAATTGTTATTGCACAAGGCCGCCCATGACAAAGCTAAAGGTGAAAAGATCACACAAATCGGGGCGATGGCAAAAATGTACAGCTCTGAGGTTTGCGTCAAAATAGCGAATGAGGCCCTTCAAATTCATGGAGGATATGGATATACAAAAGATTTTCCTGTTGAAAAATTCTACAGGGATGCTAAATTGTGTACTATAGGTGAAGGTACCACGGAAATACAAAAACTTGTTATTTCCAGAAACCTGCTCAAATAGAAGATAAAAGTTAGTAAGCCTTTATTTATAATATTTTAGGTCTACCCATTTAACGTTGAAGGCCTATATCTTTAGCTTTTTTAAGCATATATTCATAAGCCTCATCGTAGTCGTTGGAAATTTCTCCTTCCAATATAGCTTCTTTTATGGCATCTTTAATGATTCCAATCTCCCTGCAGGGTTTCAAATTAAAAGTTTCCATGATCAGTTCACCGGAAATCGGAGGTTGAAAATTTCTGACATGATCCCTCTCCTCTACTTCTTTTATTTTTTGACGTACCAGCTTAAAGTTATTAAGATATCTTTTTTCCTTTTTTGGATTCTTCGTAGTGATATCCGCCTCACAATGTGTCATCAAATCATCGAGGTCATCTCCAGCATCAAAAATCAATCTTCTTACTGCCGAATCAGTTACATTCTCAGCCAGAATGACCGGCCTTGAACTCATCATGACGATCTTCTGAACATACTTCATTTTTTCATTTAATGGCATTTTTAAACGCTGAAAAATCTTCTTGACCATTTTTGAACCAACATATTCATGTCCGTGGAAGGTCCAACCAATTTTTTGATCAAATTTCTTGGTAGGAGCTTTACCAATATCATGCAATAATGCAGCCCATCGTAACCATAACTTATCCGTCTTTTCAGAAATATTGTCAACCACTTGCAGGGTATGGTAAAAATTGTCCTTATGTTTTTGCCCCTTAATACGCTCAACTCCATGTAATTCTGCAAGTTCAGGAAGAATGAATTGGAGTAAACCAGTTTCGAACAAAAGCTTTAACCCTATCGAAGGTTTGTCACTCAGCATGATCTTATGAAGCTCATCCACCACTCTTTCTTCACTGATGATCCTGATCCTTTTTGCATTTTTGGAAATTGAATTCAATGATTTTTCTTCAATCTCAAAACTCAATTGGCTTGAGAAACGTATAGCTCTCATCATTCTCAACGGATCATCGCTAAAAGTGATATCCGGATCAAGGGGGGTCCGTATTATTTTATTTTCGAGATCGGCAATTCCATCAAAGGGATCCAATAGGTTTCCATAATCACTTTTATTCAAACTCAAAGCCAGTGCATTTATCGTAAAATCCCTCCGGTTCTGATCATCCTTCAAACTACCGCTGGCCACCATTGGATTTCGACTGTGTTCTACATAAGACTCTTTTCTTGCTCCAACAAACTCGATTTCAAGACCTTTATATTTCAACATGGCTGTTCCGTAGGTTTTAAAAACCTGAACCTTGGTTTTTACAGGAAGCAACTCGGCAACTTTGTGCGCCAGTTCAATTCCGCTTCCTACCGCTACAACATCAATATCCTTCGATTTTGTTCGTTCCAGTAAAAAATCCCTGACATAACCCCCTATTACGTAGGTATCCAGCGAAAGGTCCTCAGCCGCTTTGGCGATATATTCAAAAGCCGGTAATGAAAGGGCTTTTTTGAAATCAGTATTAAAGTCTAGCATGTTATTTTCTAAGGAACTCGATCTCACCGAGATTATTTAATCTGATAATCTGAGATGCAGTTTTTCTTGTTTCGGTTGCGGGCAAATTTACTATATAATCTGCTTTCTTCAAAAGCAAGGTGTCAATTTCATCAAAAGTAGCAGGAGATGGGCTCCCACTGAAATTAGCAGAGGTAGAAACGATTGGTTTTCCAAATTCTCGAATCAGGGCCCGGCAAAACTCATTCTGAACAATTCTGATGGCAACGGTATTATCTGAGGCTACAACGTTGGAAGCCAGGCCAACAGGATCCTTGTAAATAACAGTGGTGGGTTTGGTGGCAGTCTCTAAAAATTTCTCTATTCTTTCAGGAATAGTAGCAATATATTTTTGAAGCATTTCCATTCCGTCAACAAGGATGATGAGACTCTTGCTATCAGGCCTGTTTTTAATCTTATAAATCTTTTCAACTGCTTCAGCATTGGTTGCATCACAGCCAAGTCCATAAATCGTATCCGTGGGATAAATAATCGTACCTTTATCCGCTAGTATCTCCAGGGCGTTTTTAATTTTTGTTCTCATTACAAATTCACAATTTCATTTGATCCCTTTGGCAATTCAGGGAGAACCAAATAATTGGCTACTTTTTGATTAAAATCTTCCGGGTAAAAATTCTTTCGTGCATCGGATGGATAAAATGTTAATTCTCCAAAAAAAACTTTTCCATCAACTTCATATAGGTCAACGCGAACAAAGGGAAGCTTTTCAGATAAAATTGACGCAAGCTCTATCATCTGCTTTAATTTTTCTGGCTTTCTGATTTCTCCAGGATAATTCTTCATATCCTGACTTGTCACTTCCATTTTCTTCCAGTTCAGATCATAATGAGCAAGACATTTGTTTCCTAAATGCCACTTATGAACCTGTATAAATTTGGCTGACCCGTTAAAACAAAATAGTTTAAAATCCAATAACTCTCCATTTTTATCCTCCATATACTTTTCAATTACCAATCTGGGCTTGACATTTTTATAAGCCCACTCCTGTCCCGAATGAAAATAAAGGTTTTTCCGCTTCCACTTCCAAACATTGAATTTCAATTTTCTTTTATTCAACGTTTCCTTGTCTTTAACAATCATATGCATGTTTGAACCATGGGTTCCTTTAACAACAAAACGATCCGGAAGTTTTTCAAAATTTATCGTTTCAAAATCAGAACAAACCTGATACAATTTATTCAAAAACTTTTCTCCAATTCGCTCCTTAACGTATTCCCTGACCGCATATTTATCCACAAGTTGATTCAGTATGGGAGGATGAAAATATACC
This DNA window, taken from Lutimonas zeaxanthinifaciens, encodes the following:
- a CDS encoding alanine/glycine:cation symporter family protein, whose protein sequence is MLKKLALFTMIFSPLLGTSQEKGLDEVINEEFMPIATWWENLVLTSVPIAGYNIPFVLILLVFGATLFTVYFGFPAISKFKLAINTVRGKYDEIDHHSVEKSELNIIDGDLVDTIKDESKEGEVSHFQALATAVSGTVGLGNIAGVAVAIAVGGPGATFWMIVCGLIGMSTKMVECTLGVKYRDVGEDGTVYGGPMYYLKRGLESQNMAVFGKVLAGIFAILCVGASFGGGNAFQSNQAAVQIVSMLGLAGGASGFIIGVIMAILVGIVIIGGIKRIAKITEKIVPFMAIIYVIAALIIIFSNFQHIGSAFELIFKGAFTPMAGLGGVLGVIIVGFQRAAFSNEAGAGSAAIAHSAVKTKYPASEGVVALLEPFIDTVVICTMTALVIIFFNMDVGAFDYGNSQNSAVLINATGEYIGGVDLTSMAFDSVLPGFSYILTIAIILFAFSTMISWSYYGLQSWKYLFGRGKTADILYKLLFLVFVVIGASATLDAVIKFSDAMILALVFPNMIGLVLLFPKVKEEINRYVKDIKTIKVK
- a CDS encoding helix-hairpin-helix domain-containing protein, which codes for MNFFESHFWYTKRQRNGILFLLLTLIIVLVSIDILNNREEFVYNEYEFDLIQQKIDSLKRLETLKTAYKEHKFNPNYLTDYKAYRLGLTSEEIDRLFLFRKNGNFVNSKEEFQQVTRVSDSILNHIAPLFSFPKWVSKQKTAVSQKRKSSSKTIGLNLVSVEDLMDIKGMEFKIAKRILAYRKRLGGYSLSNQLYEVYDLRNDLVPVILKRHPLLHPPNIPKTNVNQATFKEILSNPYLDYGLTKKIMQLKDEQLRINDLEDLKKIDSFPLENFDRIALYLCAE
- a CDS encoding acyl-CoA dehydrogenase family protein translates to MNFEMSETRRAIAHSIREFSKKHIKPYMMEWDENQTFPEDLFHQLGEMGYMGVLVPEEYGGSGMDYHEYITVIEEISKVDSSVGLSLAAHNSLCTNHILEFGNEAQKQKWLPKLAHGEWIGAWGLTEHNTGSDAGGMSTTAVEDGDFYIINGAKNFITHGISGNIAVVIVRTGEKGDSRGMTAFVIEKGTPGFSSGKKENKMGMRASETAELIFDNCRVHKDNILGEVGEGFIQSMKVLDGGRISIGALSLGIAKGSYEAALKYAQEREQFGRSISKFQAIGFKLADMATEIEASELLLHKAAHDKAKGEKITQIGAMAKMYSSEVCVKIANEALQIHGGYGYTKDFPVEKFYRDAKLCTIGEGTTEIQKLVISRNLLK
- a CDS encoding CCA tRNA nucleotidyltransferase, which encodes MLDFNTDFKKALSLPAFEYIAKAAEDLSLDTYVIGGYVRDFLLERTKSKDIDVVAVGSGIELAHKVAELLPVKTKVQVFKTYGTAMLKYKGLEIEFVGARKESYVEHSRNPMVASGSLKDDQNRRDFTINALALSLNKSDYGNLLDPFDGIADLENKIIRTPLDPDITFSDDPLRMMRAIRFSSQLSFEIEEKSLNSISKNAKRIRIISEERVVDELHKIMLSDKPSIGLKLLFETGLLQFILPELAELHGVERIKGQKHKDNFYHTLQVVDNISEKTDKLWLRWAALLHDIGKAPTKKFDQKIGWTFHGHEYVGSKMVKKIFQRLKMPLNEKMKYVQKIVMMSSRPVILAENVTDSAVRRLIFDAGDDLDDLMTHCEADITTKNPKKEKRYLNNFKLVRQKIKEVEERDHVRNFQPPISGELIMETFNLKPCREIGIIKDAIKEAILEGEISNDYDEAYEYMLKKAKDIGLQR
- a CDS encoding L-threonylcarbamoyladenylate synthase, giving the protein MRTKIKNALEILADKGTIIYPTDTIYGLGCDATNAEAVEKIYKIKNRPDSKSLIILVDGMEMLQKYIATIPERIEKFLETATKPTTVIYKDPVGLASNVVASDNTVAIRIVQNEFCRALIREFGKPIVSTSANFSGSPSPATFDEIDTLLLKKADYIVNLPATETRKTASQIIRLNNLGEIEFLRK
- a CDS encoding ATP-grasp fold amidoligase family protein; amino-acid sequence: MDFYAKIYYEYYHGEKLDLDNPGKYVEKLQWLKVYFHPPILNQLVDKYAVREYVKERIGEKFLNKLYQVCSDFETINFEKLPDRFVVKGTHGSNMHMIVKDKETLNKRKLKFNVWKWKRKNLYFHSGQEWAYKNVKPRLVIEKYMEDKNGELLDFKLFCFNGSAKFIQVHKWHLGNKCLAHYDLNWKKMEVTSQDMKNYPGEIRKPEKLKQMIELASILSEKLPFVRVDLYEVDGKVFFGELTFYPSDARKNFYPEDFNQKVANYLVLPELPKGSNEIVNL